ggagggGGTGAAGCAGACGTTCGCGGTGGCGGAGAAACTGGAGGGAGCACTGAGCGAGTGCTGCAAGGGGAAGCCCTTCTTCGGCGGCGACACCGTCGGCTACGTCGACGTCGTGCTCGGAGGCTTCGTCGCGTGGGTGCACGCCATCGAAGAGGTGTTCGGCCTGAACCAGTTCGACGCCGCCAAGACGCCGCTCCTGGCGGCGTGGTTGGAGCGCTTCGACGAGCTCGACGCCGCCAAGGAGGCCATGCCGGACATCGGCAGGCTGGTCGAGCTCGAGAAGATGAGGCAGGCACAGGCACAGGCGGCGGTATATTGAAGTTTGAGCGCAAGTATATTTGATTATCGTGTGCTTTGATATTTTCGCAGTTTTTGGCTGTACGCCTGTACCTCTTATTGTTTCTGCAACCGTGTTTCATCAGTTCATGTTGCCGCACCGTGTATGTTTCTCCATGTGTCCCTGAAGTTGCCAACTGGGTATTCTACAACGTGTTACGTCCATATTGGTATGTTGATTAGTTTGGAGATGGATTTTTATCTCTCGACCGGACGTTGTCTCATTTTTACATATCAcctaaataataattatttttaaaaaaatctataatatagattaatatgaaatatatcgcTCTACAAATATCCAAAGTCAAATTAGACTTCTAGAACTTACAACAaacataacaaattaaactaaaaatagttaGTGTACATTGTCAGTTAtacttgttatttttgttacagctCGTAGAAATCGAATTTGAGGTTACATGTTTATAgggtgatatatttcatattaatctatcttgctAATTGTTTTTTCAGTTTATAGTGTCATGCAAGAAACGAGAGAGAACTTTTAGATTAGGttcaataatatttatttgagTGGATTGCACATTAGGCTACATATATTTACCTAAGTTTTAATGGGCCATCCTCTAACGTGTAGGAAAATTTCCAGCTAATTAGGggttaatataatataattcaaatttaaattgttaAGTCAAACCGGGTTTTGGAAGTTGGAATAACCTTGGTAGCACCAGGATCTTGCATGTTGAGAACAATCCCTGCTCCCGTAGTTCACGTTGTAGTGATGTCATATTCGCTAGTCGCTACTACCTGCGAAACAAGATATCAGGGAAATTCATTAATTTCATGAGTTGTTTTTTCACATCTAGTCAATTATAGAGAAGTCTAAAAATCCATAGGGTTAAGCTCAATTTTGCCCTACAACTTTGCTCAAAATCCATTTTCACCTTTAACTTTGTTTTTCACCTTCAACTTTTAAAACTCAACACTTTACACCCTAAAGGCTTAAACATATTTTAGGATGGTTCTGATCAATatctattgtttttttcccctgaGCTTCATTCAGGTAGGTTTTATAGTTGTGGACCACTTATAACTGATATCTACATCAACAAAACTAGCCACATATAGTCACGCTTTGCGCGACTTTTGATCCTGTTTAAGAACTTTTTTATATGGTCTATTTAAGCTTATAAGAGAGTTTtgacataataaattaatttcttTACGAAGTATTGATTTTCCTAGCCAACTATAGATTTAACTAAAttgcactatatatttataagagAAATCACTAGAAGCCCCGTGTTTCTTCTTTCTCTATCCCCTCTCTTTATTATCACGCGTCTAGGAGGAGGTACCAGAAATCTCCGGAAATTTCCATATGTTTAGCCAACTATAGATTTAACTAAAttgcactatatatttataagagAAATCACTAGAAGCTCCGTGTTTCTTCTTTCTCTATCCcctctctttattatcatgcGTCTAGGAGGAGGTACCAGAAATCTCCGGAAATTTCCATATGTTTAGctcatttgtgtttttttaatacatgtaCCATTTCAATCGAATGGCCATTGTTTATCCAAATCCTTTATCCGACGGCTAATATGTTTGTGATGATGTGGTGCATTCTTGTACAAGAAAGCCTGCTACTTTCACTATATAAGACTAGAAAATTAGGCACGCATGTTGGCGTGCCAACTATTTAGCCCGTGTGCTAGTTagagttatttttaaaatgcaTGAAAGGCATAATATTTTTAGAATGCATGAAAGACAAAATATTTGAACAGATTAGCTAAAAAATTGTtgacatgtatatttttttgaaacggtCGATTTGTCAACCATCAGATTCACGTCGAATGACAAATGTGAGTTACATATAGATAACTATATTATAGATATTCTTTTAAATGATATTCTTTTATCAACGATCCTTGTAGCAAAGTCTGTTGCGcttatgaaaaatgaaaaacatcacattttCCATCCACGCTtttaaattttcatattttttcatcaaactcatgaaattgagaagatatattaaTTTGGTCATGAAGGAAGATACTTATGATTCCGTCCTTGCTGGTTGAACACAACATCCACCAATCGACCAATCGATCTCCTTTTTTACTGTTTCTCTGATGGAATGATTaatttgaaggagaagaatGGTTTGGAAGGTTCCGGATTTGGTCTAATATGCTAATCTCTTTTTTCTAGATTtacttttcttctctcatgaaTAACTTGGagatttatttgaaaaattactgCTAGGTAAAAACCGCCAGCTTTAGTAAAATATATAGATTACTTTAATATCTTTGGGGTTTTACTTTATTACAGAAATCACGTCTAATAATGAAAAACTATGAAAACTAAAAAAGAGAAGGCCGAAGCCGACGATGGGCTGGGCGAAGCGTGCGACGGGCGGCCTGAGTAGGCTGAtagagcggagcggcggcaatCGTTTCCTACTCGTCTCTCACTTCTCTGGCATGTGGGTGGCAGATGGTGTGGAGCGCGAAGTGGGGTGGAGTGGCCGGAGCAGGCTGGCAGAGCGGAAAGGGACAGGCAACGGCGACCGCTCCCTACTCCTCTCTCCCTTACCCTTTTTGTCATGTGGGCGGTAGAGGGCGTGGAACGTGGAGCGGTGGGAGCGGAAGATGACGAAGCCAAAGCAGAAAAACACGGAGTGGAGGTCATCGACTTTGATGCTCCAACCGAGGCCGTGGATGAAGAGTGTCCTAGTCGCGGGGTCGCCCTTCGCCGCGCGCCACACTGTCACCATCTTTGCGATGTCCTCAACGTCGTCGTCCCCTCTGGCATCATCCTTCCCCCTTGACGTTTGCCCTCCGTTCTTGGCTCCGTGGGGTTGTCGGTGATGGAAAGTAGATGGTCTCGCGGGGCTTGAGCTCTGAGGAGGGCGTCTCTTGGAGCGGAGCGGGCagtgggcggagcggcggcatcgCAGGCTCGATCTCACCGCCCCTACACCAGTCTCCCACCTCCCTCGCCAGCTTCCCCACCTCATCCCTCTCTGTGCGCGCTTGTCGGTGGAGAAAGGAGAGAGCGccagtggagagagagaagatagagCTTAGGAGGATGAGGTGAAGAACGTGGGACCcactattttttgttttattgttggactgacatatgggcatcacatatttttaaaaaattctttagttttcaattttgctCGTTTTATTTttggatcaaattgccacataagcgccacgtcaataccacataggatgaagacctagtcaaacaatccacgtaggcgccatgtcagccaaaatCGAGGTCAAATACTGCCGAGGACctcgtttgcactggttttgtaagttggggaatGTGTTGTATCCAGATTTCCGAAATGAGGATGAAAATTAGACTGGATGATAAATTAAGAGActtaaagtggacttattccttttatCACGTAGCATGTCATGGGCGGCTGAATTGGTCCGCAAGATGAGTGTGGGGGGAGATAAGTATGGCCCATACCAAGGCACGAGCACGCAGCTTCGATGGATCATGGCCCAGCCAAAATACGCCCGCGCGTAGCAACGGAGCAATGCTAGCGGCGTTTCTCGAAATTGGGACACGTAGTGTCAGCAAATTTGACGCCGATCGAATCTACCAATCAGCCTATTGGCCCGCCTCGTATTACTTAGCCCGTGCATAATGTCTAATAGATTTTTCAGAATTGCTACTCTACTGTCGTAAGAAAAGTGAAGGAAAATCTTTTGAATTTTTAGCCATGGGATGGATGGTGAGATTCTCGCGCATGATTGGAAATACTGTCTAAAAGATTCTCGAAATTGTTGTTCTACTATCCtaagaaattttaattttcaaatttaaatcatgtCTAAATACATTTAATGATAAACAATTCAATActaaataattacataattttactttttttagtAAGATGGATGTATTAACAGTGTTAAGAAAACAGAAGTGTCAATTTTATTAATCTTAGGCGCTGTTAGGCACATCAGATCTTAAATTCATGGTAGCTCGAAAAGTTTGTATGTTTGATTTTGgtgttttaaaatttcaaattttatttaaaataggaATATAATGATTTAACCAAATGTTATAAGCGTAATCACAAGTATCCATGCATTTGTGAAGTTAGGGATACCAGACTCTAAATAAATCTTAGATCCAGAGTGTGCTAAAGAGACACCCTagttctttttataattttgtaattgttcaatagttttattttttgatgACTTGTTTTGCCAAacatttcctatttatttttcatagtttttcttttctttttggtttttaTACCGCCAAAGTTGGTTCAGTCCACACAGATATATTACATGCTCTCGTGGGCCTGTGCGGCTAAAGTGGCTGTTTTTAGCTGAGTCTAACTCCCCTATCTTTTTCCGCGTGCACACTTCCCAAAttattaaacggtgtatttttttaatatatttatatatataaagttgtttttaaaaatcgTATTAATTTATTGTTGTAAAAAATCTAACACTTAATTAAATATGCGCTAAAGAGTGGAAGGATCGGTCTGGTACGCCTACATACACGAAGAATCTAGAGGAGTGTAACCACGTGAGGTGGCCTGAGAAATTAAATCAGCATGCTATTCTCCAAATTTTTGCCACGTGTCACGAAGTTATTTGGCTACCTATCCACCAATCAGCTGGCAAGGAGATTGGCCAGCTTTAGATATGTAGATAAAATAAGATAAGATATGTGCAAAAAGAATGTGAACTAAGAAAACCATCTCCATTCAAACAAAACCACTAAAAATATATCCTTAGAGTTTTGTTTAATATGTTTTCTTAGAATTTTGGAAAACAAATTACCGGTTTTGTATTTCAGATAGAAAAATGGACTTTACCTCTATGCTATATCATTTACCAAACATGTAAGTTTAAATTCGGTTTATATGCAAAAGAATATGTATGATTACGAATAATGTGCGTGTCACAGgtatatttgtttttaaaaatttgtataaattaatttttaaacttGCAATAGAACAATTTCTGCGTCTAGATAGAACATTCAGAAGGAGTGgaataaaataattttctaaaatCAGGTGCTGGGGGTATTGTAATACTACAGGTGTTACTTCACATCATTGAGGACATCAATCAGTGGAGATTGACATttcaaaaatacaatttagtttttcatttttttttctatcctctTATTGAAACAGGTGTTACTACATCACATCACGGAGGACGTCATTCAGTAGAACTTAACCTTCCGAAAcacaattcatttttttttggaacatttTAGTTCTATCGTACGTTGATCACCCTACTGTGGGGGAATAGTTGAAGAAGAATCCCCGCTGCTACCTTCCTTGTGACCGAGTAGGCTCTTCGGTGGCACACTCTGGCAACGGTAAGGCGAAGGGATGGGAAGGGAGGCTGCGCGGCGGTGCGCCGCCCGTGAGGACGACGCGGGGGCCCTCGGGTCCTCTTCGTTTCGCACTACCCAGAGAAGAATTACATGAACAAAGTAGTATGACATAGttcttttagataataaaaatagtTTACATACCCGGCTTCTACCCTAAGACACATAACCATTgtacaataaattaaaaagagaCGATAAGTAATGGGACAAATCCCCAACACTGCTTTATTATTAAATAATGGTTTAAATAATGTTAAACCATATATATTCAGGAAGCAATATTCTAGTTAACAAAGTAGTAGCACATACATAAACAAAGTAGTATGACACAACTTGAGAGTAGCAGCAAATTAGGACACATAAAATTGTTATGGGGTGCTTATTActccttagagcaagtataatagtgagctataagcctactataagcttatgtggaggagagaggtaaacaaaagagaagggtgttggctctcatgcaagagctagcttaacacaagtttcaagacaaatacattaaatgtataagtgagagatagagataggagaagaaaattatagctaatcttatagctaatctattatatgtgttgaTTTTAGGATGGGCTAATAGTAAGAAGtggctatattattatccttgctcttgcAAAGTTACGATAGTGATGGGGGCTGATGGCCACTAAACAGCATCTTATTGATATGCGTGTTAGTCAAAAGGTCATTGTTAATTTAATCGTTCTTTCACTAATGACCATAGTACAGGCAACACGAAGCACGTTGAAACGTACGGTGAAACTCAACCAATTGGTGAAAGCAGCATCCGATCCATTCCATCACTTGGGAACATTCACAGCCCTCAGCAACGCAGCATGCTGAACCGTGAACTCGACGAACCTATCGGCGTCAGGCACGACGTCCACCACGGCCGGGTGTGCGCAGAAGCGATCTGCCCAAGCAACCAGATTCGGAACCTTGGTCTCGTTGaggagctcgacgccggcgatCTTCTCCACCGCCCTGATCCATCCGAGGAATGACCCCAGAGCGATGTCCAGATAGCCGATGTTGTCGCCGCCGAAGTATTGCTTCCCTTGGCTGCACTTGACAAATGCCTCCTCCAGATGCTGCAGAGCGGTGGACATTTCGCCCGCGGCTTTGTCCTTGTCTTCTTCCACGGATCCTCTCAACACCCGAATCCCTGGAGGAATCTGCATCATCAAAGCAAGAGCAAAAATTCTCTAAGAAAACAATCGACATATATGACGGAAAATGATATAACTGATTAATGCGCATTATTGACCatcatatttgttattttttttcaactcgtgtaaattgaatttgaattacatGTTTGCATATTTGTACTACTTACCATCTTCTATAACTTTCTGAATCTGATATGGAAAAACGAGGGGATACCGGGATAGTTACCTTGTCATCGATGTACTTTGCCCAGAACCGCTCGACGGCGCGGCCGTAGGGGTCGCGGGGGAGTATGGACGGGGCGCCATTGGAGGCCGGCCAGACCTCGTCGATGTACTCGACGATGATGAGAGACTCGGCGATGGGCTTGCCGTGGTGGAGCAGCACGGGGATCTTCTTGTGCACCGGGTTGGACCGGAGCAGCAGCTCGCTCTTCTTCCCCACCGTCTCCTGCAACATCTCGTGCTCCACGCCCTTCAGCTTCAGCGCCACCACCACGCGGTTCACGAAGGGGCTCGCCCAGCCGCCCACcacgcgcaccgccgccggatcgCCTGAACTGTTAGTCGACGACATTTTCGCTATCTGCTTCTTCTTGGTGCAGTGAGGAGGTTGCTGCTGATGTTCATGTGTTTATATATACGCAATTATGGAGCGCTTTTCTCTTACTATATTGGAAGCTTCGACGACCACTTACGTGCGTCGTTGTGTGTGTcatatggtttatttttttctcggtGGCGTGATGCTTGGAGCCTTGGACTAGTATATTGGGCTGACGTCTCTTGATGTGTTCCCTTTTGTCATGTGAGGAGGATTTTCTGTGGTTGCTAGCGATGGAACAATTTCCACAGCCACTAGTCCTTGAGGGCGTGTGACATTGTCTATCCATGTAGGTAAATTGTGCGCCGAGGAGAGAGGAGGGTTGGGGACCATGTCTACACCGGGTTTGCGCGCCTCCACTTGATAACGAGAGCCTCTTTAGAGAATACAACAATGTTGTTTGAAAAAGGGGAAGTGCATCCGAGCATGGCCAGAAAGCAGAAGGAAGGGGGGAAGAATGGTGGCCAACCTGCAGCTCATCGCCATCAGCTTTGGATCGAGAAGCCGGAGAGGGGCGCAGAGGTGGTAAAGTGGCGGTGACCCTAACCCTGACCCCGATGACAGTGCCCTCGCCCGCCCATATGCGTCTCCATCCGTGCCGTCAAGCTTTGCCTTCTTTGATCCGTGTAGGAGAAGCTCGctgaagaggggagaggagtaGGGGTGCCATGTCCGAGCCAAATCCGCCCTAAGCTCACCATCCCATTCGACGACGACAACAGGAGCTTGCCCGCGGCAGTTGGGTGCGGCAGCAATTGGGTGCAGAGGTGGAGAAGCGGTGGCGCCCCGACCCTGACGGCGGTGCCGCCCCGACCCTGACGGTGGTGCCCATGTCAGCCCACACCTCCTGATCCATGCCGTCAAGCTCCCGCTTCCCTTGCTCCTGCGCCACCGACCTCCGCTGCTTCCGGGGAGCAAAGAAGTGGTGGTGTGCCTGTGAGCGCCATGCTGGAACTGGCCACCCAGCTACCCCTCCAGCCGACACTGTCTACGCTTGGCACTTCGCTTTCTTTGTCCGATGCCTTGGCTTCCGTGGGGGGTTAGAAGGCacagaggagggagagagagaggggaaaatgaaAAGTGAGATATGATAATGGTGACACCTACTACAAATAACTTATACTATGGAGCATGTATCTTTCTCGGAGCTTTAAACCTAGCCCCTAGGCCGGTGACAAGTGACAACCGAGACCTAGCAAGTGCAGTACCTGCAC
The sequence above is drawn from the Oryza glaberrima chromosome 10, OglaRS2, whole genome shotgun sequence genome and encodes:
- the LOC127786414 gene encoding glutathione S-transferase U17-like; this encodes MSSTNSSGDPAAVRVVGGWASPFVNRVVVALKLKGVEHEMLQETVGKKSELLLRSNPVHKKIPVLLHHGKPIAESLIIVEYIDEVWPASNGAPSILPRDPYGRAVERFWAKYIDDKIPPGIRVLRGSVEEDKDKAAGEMSTALQHLEEAFVKCSQGKQYFGGDNIGYLDIALGSFLGWIRAVEKIAGVELLNETKVPNLVAWADRFCAHPAVVDVVPDADRFVEFTVQHAALLRAVNVPK